A single genomic interval of Falsibacillus albus harbors:
- a CDS encoding phosphocarrier protein HPr — protein MVQKQFTVKAETGIHARPATLLVQTASKFNSEVHLEFKGKKVNLKSIMGVMSLGVGKDAEITIIAEGNDEQDALNSLEETLKNEGLAE, from the coding sequence ATGGTACAAAAGCAATTTACTGTAAAAGCAGAAACTGGAATCCATGCACGCCCGGCTACACTTTTAGTTCAAACAGCAAGCAAGTTCAATTCTGAAGTACATTTGGAATTCAAAGGTAAAAAAGTGAATTTGAAATCAATCATGGGTGTTATGTCTCTTGGTGTTGGCAAGGATGCTGAAATCACAATCATCGCTGAAGGCAATGATGAGCAGGATGCATTGAACAGCTTGGAAGAAACTTTAAAAAATGAAGGTTTAGCTGAGTAA
- a CDS encoding ABC transporter permease: MESKGIIDIEFWRLLAAYVFVIILIIIVKIRKISRERQIVIATLRMTLQLVMAGYILIFIFDHPHPLLTLLIIAIMETFAIYNVYKQMNGHIPSIFKKTIAVSMAGGTLISLFYFNIIVVHFVPWYSPRYFIPIAGMIVGNSMTGITLGAKNLLQSIRDQKEKIEGALMLGATPKTAIKPFVDNAFDSAILPTINNMVGMGIVFLPGMMTGQILSGVSPLVAIEYQIAILLGILGSVSLTVIIFIWLITRFLFNKYAQLGV, encoded by the coding sequence ATGGAATCAAAAGGGATTATTGATATAGAATTTTGGCGTTTATTGGCCGCTTATGTATTTGTCATCATACTAATCATCATCGTCAAAATCAGAAAGATCTCCAGAGAAAGACAGATTGTCATTGCAACATTGCGGATGACGCTTCAATTGGTCATGGCGGGATATATCCTGATTTTTATCTTTGATCATCCCCATCCATTGCTGACGTTGTTGATTATCGCGATCATGGAAACGTTCGCCATATATAATGTTTATAAGCAAATGAATGGTCATATCCCATCAATCTTTAAGAAAACAATCGCTGTTTCCATGGCAGGCGGCACCTTAATTAGCTTGTTTTACTTTAATATTATCGTCGTACATTTCGTCCCATGGTACTCACCGCGTTATTTCATTCCCATTGCAGGCATGATAGTTGGAAATTCAATGACTGGAATAACGCTAGGTGCAAAGAATTTGCTGCAAAGCATCCGTGATCAAAAGGAAAAAATTGAAGGTGCACTGATGCTTGGCGCAACACCAAAAACAGCGATAAAACCATTTGTCGATAATGCATTCGATTCCGCCATCCTTCCAACAATCAATAATATGGTCGGGATGGGGATCGTCTTTCTACCGGGAATGATGACCGGCCAGATTTTATCAGGCGTCAGTCCGCTCGTGGCAATTGAATACCAAATCGCCATCCTATTGGGGATTTTAGGAAGTGTTTCCTTGACGGTCATTATTTTTATATGGCTGATCACTAGATTCTTATTCAATAAATATGCACAATTGGGTGTATAG
- a CDS encoding ABC transporter ATP-binding protein — MFSLHNVQYQHILRIEDMRIEKKEITCIVGESGAGKSTLLKLLNQMILPDKGEILYKGENIRDIDSVNLRRKVVMLAQQPLVFPGSIEDNLQKGLRLSEKDDASLKELDSILRAFSLQTLKLSQSIETLSGGEKQRVALGRVLLMKPEVYLLDEPTSALDDETAFDVMTEFLNRAKSQGSAVVMVTHSKMIAERFGERMIKMDKQEH; from the coding sequence ATGTTTTCACTCCATAATGTTCAATATCAACATATTTTAAGGATTGAAGATATGCGGATTGAAAAGAAGGAAATCACTTGTATCGTAGGTGAAAGCGGGGCAGGCAAATCGACCCTCCTAAAACTCCTGAACCAAATGATATTGCCGGACAAAGGAGAAATTCTTTACAAAGGAGAAAATATTCGGGATATCGACTCGGTGAATTTGAGGAGAAAAGTAGTAATGTTAGCCCAGCAGCCTCTTGTCTTCCCGGGGTCCATTGAAGATAATCTGCAGAAAGGATTGCGGCTTTCTGAAAAAGATGATGCCTCTTTGAAAGAATTGGATTCGATTCTAAGGGCTTTTTCACTGCAAACCTTGAAGCTAAGTCAAAGCATCGAAACATTATCTGGAGGGGAAAAACAACGGGTTGCGTTGGGAAGAGTGCTGTTGATGAAGCCTGAAGTCTACCTCTTGGATGAACCTACTTCAGCACTTGATGATGAAACCGCATTTGATGTGATGACGGAATTCTTGAATCGGGCCAAATCACAGGGATCAGCGGTTGTCATGGTGACCCACTCAAAGATGATTGCAGAAAGATTCGGCGAACGTATGATCAAAATGGATAAACAAGAGCATTAG
- a CDS encoding DUF58 domain-containing protein, with amino-acid sequence MWKTDIIDGQLSRTRIVFIIFAIMAFFLYQYLLLAVFCLFLLFFHLSIFYLKSIHKSLTLINEMKSIRVFPGEQTSWKLSFRNGLIPIFKGSLTIAFDANIQPTGTEFTVHSDLAEVSIPFAVFPNEEKEVTIPIETVKRGLARIRKIELMIPSLFGSETAILEFNEIFKQEIIVYPLQREVNGDVENERMVTGFHPSPQSLFSDPLQTIGTREYRSGDGFQNIHWKATARTNELQTKIFEKTTEMSWIIVLNVIDRHSVVADLEEMIEQAAFLVNTAFIKEIPFSLLVNLRSFGDNPYFLLPLGEGPKQRQKAMEMLAVISVDSFPFPFSSMLFHENKKNHRVSTIIILGEIPSDANAVIQLFMKKGIRPTQVKGNTVKGVDRLWIS; translated from the coding sequence ATGTGGAAAACGGATATCATTGACGGACAATTGTCAAGGACCAGGATTGTATTCATCATTTTTGCCATCATGGCTTTTTTTCTATATCAGTATTTACTGTTGGCGGTGTTTTGTCTTTTCTTGCTATTTTTTCATTTGAGTATTTTTTATTTAAAAAGCATACACAAGAGCCTGACTCTAATAAATGAAATGAAGAGTATCAGGGTCTTTCCTGGAGAGCAGACAAGCTGGAAACTTTCATTTAGAAATGGGCTCATCCCCATCTTTAAAGGCAGCTTGACCATTGCATTCGATGCCAATATTCAGCCTACAGGTACGGAATTCACGGTTCATTCCGATTTGGCTGAAGTCAGTATCCCATTTGCTGTCTTTCCCAACGAAGAGAAAGAAGTGACGATACCTATAGAAACAGTGAAAAGAGGTCTAGCAAGAATCAGAAAAATTGAATTGATGATTCCAAGTCTTTTTGGCAGTGAAACGGCTATTTTGGAATTCAATGAGATATTCAAACAGGAAATCATCGTGTATCCCCTACAAAGGGAAGTCAATGGGGATGTGGAGAATGAGCGGATGGTTACAGGCTTTCACCCATCCCCACAATCTTTATTTTCTGATCCTTTGCAGACGATCGGGACAAGAGAGTATAGAAGCGGGGATGGATTTCAAAACATTCATTGGAAAGCTACTGCAAGGACAAATGAATTGCAGACGAAAATCTTTGAAAAAACAACTGAAATGTCCTGGATCATTGTGCTCAATGTAATAGATAGGCATTCAGTCGTCGCTGATTTGGAGGAGATGATCGAACAGGCAGCTTTTCTTGTAAATACTGCATTCATAAAGGAGATTCCATTTTCACTATTGGTGAATCTCCGTTCGTTTGGAGATAATCCTTATTTTTTGCTTCCGCTGGGAGAAGGGCCGAAACAAAGGCAAAAGGCCATGGAAATGCTTGCAGTTATTTCTGTGGATTCTTTCCCATTTCCTTTTAGCAGCATGCTTTTTCATGAGAACAAAAAAAATCATAGGGTTTCAACGATCATCATTTTAGGTGAAATCCCTTCGGACGCCAACGCCGTAATCCAACTGTTTATGAAAAAAGGAATCAGGCCGACTCAAGTAAAAGGGAATACGGTAAAAGGAGTTGACCGACTTTGGATATCGTAA
- a CDS encoding AAA family ATPase — MGLEREIERLKNEMNRVMVGRENDIELLVIGLLQGGHLLLESVPGTGKTLLAKTFARCIKSQFRRIQFTPDVLPSDITGIQYFNPQTKDFQLRPGPVMTNILLADEINRATPRTQSSLLEVMEERQVTIDGETLKMEEPFMVIATQNPVESQQGTFPLPAAQLDRFFMKISIPFPSFQEEKEILKRFRSENPLEAINEVLTVEQINELKTKVKQVIVSEDIENYILYIVQSTRDHPALELGVSSRAALALVKAAQGAAFIRGRNYVIPEDVKSLAPNVLVHRLHLTPESSLTRSTDEIFKEILNSVDAPVESGA, encoded by the coding sequence ATGGGGCTGGAAAGAGAGATAGAGCGATTAAAGAATGAAATGAATCGAGTCATGGTAGGTCGTGAGAATGATATTGAACTATTGGTGATAGGTTTATTGCAAGGGGGGCATTTGCTTTTGGAAAGTGTTCCGGGAACAGGCAAGACATTGCTTGCAAAAACATTTGCAAGGTGCATCAAATCACAGTTTAGAAGAATTCAATTCACCCCCGATGTACTGCCGAGCGATATAACCGGTATCCAGTACTTCAATCCGCAGACGAAGGACTTTCAGCTCAGGCCCGGTCCGGTCATGACAAATATCCTTTTGGCGGACGAAATCAATCGTGCAACTCCCCGCACTCAATCCAGCCTGCTGGAAGTGATGGAAGAAAGACAGGTGACGATAGACGGGGAAACATTGAAGATGGAAGAACCTTTCATGGTCATTGCCACCCAAAATCCGGTTGAATCCCAGCAAGGGACGTTTCCTCTCCCTGCAGCCCAGCTGGATCGCTTCTTTATGAAAATAAGTATCCCATTCCCTAGTTTTCAAGAAGAGAAGGAAATATTAAAGAGATTTCGATCAGAAAACCCTCTTGAGGCAATAAACGAAGTATTGACGGTGGAACAAATAAATGAACTGAAAACGAAGGTTAAGCAGGTAATTGTTTCAGAAGACATTGAAAACTACATATTATACATCGTCCAGTCTACAAGGGATCATCCAGCCCTTGAACTCGGAGTAAGCTCAAGGGCCGCCCTTGCTCTCGTAAAAGCGGCTCAAGGTGCTGCTTTTATTCGAGGCAGGAATTATGTGATCCCTGAGGATGTGAAAAGTCTTGCACCTAATGTCCTCGTTCATAGGCTGCATTTAACACCAGAATCATCGCTCACAAGGTCAACCGATGAAATTTTCAAAGAAATTTTAAATAGTGTGGATGCACCCGTAGAATCGGGGGCATAA
- a CDS encoding PilZ domain-containing protein, with amino-acid sequence MQFKRKEPFRYSFTSPIQGSFRLFIEKDKELIETKEGNMEIIDLSPKGIKFRSKLNIPVERTDLHLHITFVINEKAIEFVGKLKWKRQSATDFIYGVSSFGDDNLAEDIVRELKSFSKKKIDES; translated from the coding sequence ATGCAATTTAAGCGGAAAGAACCGTTCCGGTATTCTTTTACATCTCCCATTCAAGGCTCTTTCAGGCTTTTCATCGAAAAGGATAAAGAGCTAATAGAAACAAAAGAAGGGAATATGGAGATTATAGACCTCAGTCCGAAGGGGATTAAATTTCGGTCCAAGTTGAATATTCCAGTGGAACGAACGGATTTGCACCTGCATATCACTTTTGTAATCAACGAAAAAGCAATCGAATTCGTTGGAAAACTAAAATGGAAAAGACAAAGTGCCACCGATTTCATTTATGGCGTATCTTCGTTTGGAGATGACAATCTTGCTGAAGATATCGTACGCGAATTGAAATCATTCTCGAAAAAAAAAATAGACGAGTCCTGA
- a CDS encoding cbb3-type cytochrome c oxidase subunit I — translation MGIKLIKISSVYFGLGVLLGYYMSTVHSYDLTPVHVHINLLGWTALTLAGLIYHQFPYLTESPLAKWHFWLHNIGLPVMMAALAGYLLSDKDVYVVGIAAGATITALGVLIFVFHILKNLKS, via the coding sequence ATGGGGATTAAATTAATCAAGATTTCATCTGTTTACTTTGGTTTAGGCGTTTTGCTTGGGTATTATATGTCAACTGTCCATTCATATGATTTGACTCCTGTCCATGTTCATATCAATCTTCTGGGATGGACGGCGCTGACGCTTGCAGGGTTGATCTACCATCAATTTCCATACTTAACAGAGTCGCCGCTGGCAAAATGGCATTTTTGGCTTCATAATATAGGTCTCCCGGTAATGATGGCCGCCCTAGCAGGATACTTGTTATCAGACAAGGATGTCTACGTTGTTGGAATCGCGGCTGGTGCCACCATCACAGCATTGGGTGTACTGATTTTTGTATTCCATATCCTTAAAAACTTAAAATCATAA
- a CDS encoding glucose 1-dehydrogenase — MFNQKIVVVTGGAQGIGKGIAKAFAQADGTVIFIDRNLDEGNKTLDELKQQKLNVQFVQADLSRLDEASKVMKSIADEYGKIDILINNAGASKFQSIWEVTEVDWNEIINNNLSSVFYCSREAAKYMKETGGTIVNVASTRAFQSEANTEAYSASKGGISSLTHALAITLGNYGIRVNAISPGWIETSSYEELREVDHGQHPANRVGKPEDVAKACLYLADPANDFVTGINLVVDGGMTRKMIYEH; from the coding sequence ATGTTCAATCAGAAAATAGTAGTCGTCACTGGCGGTGCACAAGGAATAGGAAAAGGTATTGCTAAAGCTTTTGCACAGGCGGATGGTACCGTCATTTTTATTGATCGGAATTTGGATGAAGGGAACAAAACCCTAGATGAACTAAAACAGCAGAAATTGAATGTTCAATTTGTACAAGCCGACCTTTCCAGACTCGATGAAGCATCAAAAGTAATGAAAAGTATTGCGGATGAATACGGAAAAATTGATATTTTGATCAACAATGCCGGCGCATCTAAGTTTCAATCCATTTGGGAAGTGACAGAAGTGGATTGGAACGAAATAATCAACAACAACTTAAGCAGTGTCTTTTACTGCTCCCGCGAAGCTGCGAAATATATGAAAGAAACAGGTGGAACGATTGTGAATGTTGCCTCGACCAGAGCGTTTCAATCAGAGGCAAATACGGAGGCGTATTCTGCTTCAAAAGGCGGTATTTCATCATTGACTCATGCTTTGGCCATAACGCTTGGCAACTATGGCATTCGCGTCAATGCAATCAGCCCTGGCTGGATTGAAACGAGCAGCTATGAAGAATTACGTGAAGTTGATCACGGACAGCATCCCGCAAATAGAGTCGGTAAGCCTGAAGATGTAGCAAAGGCTTGCCTATATTTAGCCGATCCGGCAAACGACTTCGTTACAGGCATCAATTTGGTTGTAGATGGAGGAATGACAAGAAAAATGATCTATGAACATTGA
- a CDS encoding aspartyl-phosphate phosphatase Spo0E family protein produces MKLHLAILIEEKRGEMIESGLINGFSNQDTVKLSQELDELLNVHYQIDDGLIPDPTSFIKEP; encoded by the coding sequence TTGAAACTCCACTTAGCTATCCTGATTGAAGAGAAACGGGGAGAAATGATCGAATCCGGTTTGATCAACGGTTTTTCAAATCAAGATACAGTTAAGCTGAGTCAGGAATTGGATGAATTATTGAACGTTCATTATCAAATAGACGATGGACTTATTCCTGATCCCACCTCATTCATTAAAGAACCTTGA